TAGCTCAATTCCGCTATTGAGCGTAGCCCTTAGATGGGCCTCTAACACTGCTTCCAGCCCAGGGGCAACCTCCCTAAGGGCTAATATTATAGTCTTCGTCAAAATATCCCTCCCTTTACTCATAAATTTCCACCCCTCTATTCGTGATCTCATACTTGTGTATTTTTCTTGAGTGATTGGAGCCTCTCGCTTTTATAATCGCTAGCCTTTTCTCTATTTTTTCATTTTCTATCTCATACTTGAGTAGTATTATGACATCAACCATCGTGCTAGCTCCCGTAAATGGAACAACGTCAAACTTAGCCTCCTCAGTAAACGTGAAATAAGTTGTGATCCTCTTTTCCTTTGTTAGGAGTTGGAGATATCTTAACATTTTTGTTAGTTCTTTTTCATCTAAGTGCTCTCTTAAAGCCGTTAGACTATCTATTATCAACGCCTCTGGCTTAAATTCTTCTATTATCTCTTTGATCTTTATGTAAGTATGTACCGGCGTTTTACTTTCAGGCACCCATGCAAAGATTTTGAGATTCCTTCCTAAAACTTCCTCGATTGGCATCCCGTAGTTTTTAGCAGATCTTATTATCTGATCTATTGGTTCCTCAAAAGTGATATAAGCAACCTTTCTTCCTTGGAGTGCGTTTGCTATGGCGAAGTGAAGGGAGAAGGTTGTTTTTCCAGTCCCAGTCATACCAACTATAAGAACGCTTGAACCTTTGTATATTCCTCCATCAAGCATCTCATCGAGCCTTTCTATTCCGGTTGTAATCTTTTCAGATGTATAATCCTTCTCGCTTATCTTGAGTTCAGGAATCGTCAGGAACTCTATTCCATTTTTAGTTATTACATATTCGTACTCAGCTCTTTCAATTTTTCTCCTTCTCATTTTTGGAATTTCCATTACCCTTCTTGTCACTTCTCCAAAGGATTTATACTTCAATATTATTACTCCATCGACAACGAATTCTTCAACTCCATACCCAATCGTTTTACTTCCTATAGGTTTTTCAGCAATTAAGAGTGCCGTTGCATCATTGGCTTTTATAAATCTACCAAGGATCGTGTGCAGGAATATTCTGGTCTTTTCAGCACCTAAAAGCTGAGTAAATACACTTATTGAATCGATAACTATTCTTTTAGGATGAAAACTTGATATTTCGCTCATTAAGAGTTCGATTTCTTTTTCTACAGCATCTTTACTCACCGTTACAAGATCAATAAATTTAAAGAGTCCGTTATTCTCAAGCTCTTCAAAGTCCATTCCAAGTTGTTTCATGCCTTTATAGAATTCCCACTTTGTCTCCGCAAGTGAGATATACATTCCCTTCTCTCCAAACTTTTTAGCACCGTTGTAGAGATAAGTGGCCGAAAGTATTGTTTTCCCAGTTCCAGGC
This Pyrococcus horikoshii OT3 DNA region includes the following protein-coding sequences:
- a CDS encoding ATPase domain-containing protein, which gives rise to MTKFGIEYFDKYILRGGFPNGSMILIVGEPGTGKTILSATYLYNGAKKFGEKGMYISLAETKWEFYKGMKQLGMDFEELENNGLFKFIDLVTVSKDAVEKEIELLMSEISSFHPKRIVIDSISVFTQLLGAEKTRIFLHTILGRFIKANDATALLIAEKPIGSKTIGYGVEEFVVDGVIILKYKSFGEVTRRVMEIPKMRRRKIERAEYEYVITKNGIEFLTIPELKISEKDYTSEKITTGIERLDEMLDGGIYKGSSVLIVGMTGTGKTTFSLHFAIANALQGRKVAYITFEEPIDQIIRSAKNYGMPIEEVLGRNLKIFAWVPESKTPVHTYIKIKEIIEEFKPEALIIDSLTALREHLDEKELTKMLRYLQLLTKEKRITTYFTFTEEAKFDVVPFTGASTMVDVIILLKYEIENEKIEKRLAIIKARGSNHSRKIHKYEITNRGVEIYE